A stretch of the Panicum virgatum strain AP13 chromosome 9N, P.virgatum_v5, whole genome shotgun sequence genome encodes the following:
- the LOC120690866 gene encoding protein TIFY 10a-like: MAPAKPMERATSFAMACSLLSRYVREKGAAAGEVGLGIRAEAADAQRTSADAEKGDARKETMDLFPQNAGFCSDAAGQGAPDAREKEKHQLTIFYAGKVLVFDNFPAEKANDLMQMAGKGASVSQNSGLLPSPAVAAVNVTDSTKVAAVPAAPIPLVSAQKYAADIPQTPKASLRRFLEKRKDRLAAKAPYQSSPSDAATHVKKEMPENQPWLGLGPQTANPDLSLRQERNQ, translated from the exons ATGGCTCCTGCGAAACCCATGGAGAGGGCCACCAGCTTCGCCATGGCCTGCAGCCTCCTCAGCCGCTACGTCAGGGagaagggcgccgccgccggggaggtcgGCCTAGGCATCAGAG CTGAAGCAGCAGATGCACAGAGGACGTCGGCAGACGCAGAGAAAGGGGACGCGAGGAAGGAGACCATGGATCTCTTTCCCCAAAACGCTGGATTCTGCTCCGATGCCGCAGGGCAGGGAGCCCCAGATGCCAG GGAGAAAGAGAAGCATCAGCTGACTATCTTCTACGCCGGGAAGGTCCTTGTTTTCGATAACTTCCCTGCTGAGAAGGCGAACGACCTGATGCAGATGGCCGGGAAGGGTGCATCCGTGTCTCAGAACTCTGGCTTGCTGCCTTCTCCAGCAGTTGCAGCTGTTAATGTTACTGACAGTACTAAAGTTGCAGCTGTGCCAGCTGCACCGATTCCTTTGGTCAGTGCCCAGAAGTATGCAGCAG ATATACCCCAGACTCCGAAGGCGTCTCTTCGCCGGTTCCttgagaagagaaaggatcg CCTTGCTGCGAAAGCACCGTACCAAAGCTCCCCTTCAGATGCTGCGACACATGTGAAGAAGGAGATGCCGGAGAACCAACCATGGCTCGGGCTAGGACCTCAGACCGCCAACCCTGACCTGAGCTTGCGCCAGGAACGCAACCA GTGA